A genomic window from Lotus japonicus ecotype B-129 chromosome 1, LjGifu_v1.2 includes:
- the LOC130727773 gene encoding uncharacterized protein LOC130727773: protein MALTLPQLIPSPPSSSTLSHKPCQNPTRLSINPNFPSSSTTHVLHHHRRRRGGNLTCSASSFSEKHHTDSPRSDDVVELPLFPLPLVLFPGAILPLQIFEFRYRIMMHTLLHTDLRFGVIYTDAVTGTAEVGCVGEVIKHERLVDDRFFLICKGQERFRVTKLVRTKPYLVAQVTWLEDRPSPDADLDLDGLASEVETYMKDVIRLSNRLGGKPEKEVGDLRRNLFPTPFSFFVGSTFEGAPREQQALLELEDTAARLVREKETLKNTLNYLSAASAVNDVFPSSSSSSSSSSSSPS, encoded by the coding sequence ATGGCATTAACACTACCACAGCTTATCCCTTCACCTCCATCATCTTCCACTCTATCTCACAAACCCTGCCAAAACCCCACCAGACTCTCCATAAACCCTAACTTCCCATCCTCCTCAACAACTCAtgtcctccaccaccaccgccgccgccgcggCGGCAACCTCACGTGCTCGGCTTCGTCTTTCTCGGAGAAGCATCACACCGACTCCCCGAGGTCCGACGACGTGGTGGAGCTTCCTCTGTTTCCACTCCCTTTGGTGCTCTTCCCCGGCGCCATCCTCCCTCTCCAGATCTTCGAGTTCCGCTACCGCATCATGATGCACACACTCCTCCACACCGATCTCCGCTTCGGCGTCATCTACACCGACGCCGTCACCGGCACCGCCGAGGTCGGCTGCGTCGGCGAGGTCATCAAGCACGAGCGTCTCGTCGATGACCGATTCTTCCTGATCTGTAAAGGCCAGGAACGTTTCCGCGTGACGAAGCTCGTCCGGACCAAACCCTACCTGGTCGCTCAGGTCACATGGCTCGAGGATAGACCTTCACCCGACGCGGACCTTGACCTGGATGGGTTAGCGAGCGAGGTGGAGACGTATATGAAGGATGTGATTCGGTTATCGAATCGGTTGGGTGGGAAACCAGAGAAGGAGGTTGGGGATTTGAGGAGGAACTTGTTCCCGACGCCATTTTCGTTCTTCGTTGGAAGCACGTTTGAAGGCGCGCCGAGAGAGCAACAGGCTCTGCTTGAATTGGAGGATACTGCAGCGAGATTGGTGAGGGAGAAGGAGACATTGAAGAACACGCTTAACTATCTCTCTGCTGCTTCTGCTGTGAATGATGttttcccttcttcttcttcatcttcttcctcttcctcttcttctccgtCTTGA
- the LOC130727772 gene encoding cysteine proteinase COT44, translating to MTRVCCSFPHFLLLILLFVFSSFLSSSASSDTSELFETWCKEHGKTYSSEQEKHHRFRVFEDNYAFVVQHNQIGNSSFTLSLNTFADLTHHEFKATRLGLPTSLLRFKHAQNQQGYDYVDEYNEVPSEIDWRKSGAVTAVKDQGSCGACWSFSATGAIEGINKIVTGSLLSLSEQELVDCDTSYNDGCNGGLMDYAYQFVIDNQGIDTEEDYPYQAHQRPCNKNKLKRRVVTIDGYIDVPSNDEKKLLKVVASQPVSVGICGSERAFQLYSKGIFTGPCSTSLDHAVLIVGYGSENGVDYWILKNSWGTRWGMNGYIYMQRNTENSAGLCGINMLASYPTKTSPNPPSPSPPNPTKCNLFTYCSAGETCCCAKSLLGVICLKWKCCGLTSAVCCKDKRSCCPQDYPVCDTRRGQCLKKVANGTITMASDSKDPFHQPRGWKSQ from the exons CCTTCTCATTCTCCTTTTCGTTTTCTCGTCCTTCTTGTCCTCCTCTGCTTCTTCCGACACCTCTGAACTCTTCGAAACCTGGTGTAAGGAACATGGCAAAACATACTCTTCTGAACAAGAGAAACACCACAGGTTCAGAGTGTTTGAGGATAACTATGCCTTTGTGGTCCAACATAATCAAATTGGGAACTCCAGTTTCACCCTTTCGCTAAACACTTTCGCTGATCTCACCCACCATGAGTTCAAAGCCACTCGTCTTGGCCTTCCCACTTCACTGCTTAGATTCAAACATGCCCAGAATCAACAAGGCTATGATTATGTTGATGAGTACAACGAGGTTCCTTCTGAGATTGATTGGAGAAAGAGTGGTGCTGTTACTGCTGTCAAAGACCAAGGAAGCTGTG GTGCTTGTTGGTCCTTCTCAGCTACCGGCGCTATTGAAGGTATAAATAAGATTGTCACAGGTTCTCTTCTAAGTCTTTCAGAACAAGAACTAGTAGATTGTGATACAAGCTATAATGACGGTTGTAATGGAGGACTCATGGACTATGCATACCAATTTGTTATTGATAACCAAGGGATTGATACTGAGGAAGATTATCCATATCAAGCTCATCAACGGCCGTGCAATAAAAACAAG TTAAAAAGACGCGTTGTTACAATTGACGGTTATATTGACGTTCCCTCAAATGATGAGAAAAAGCTACTAAAGGTTGTTGCATCCCAGCCTGTCAGTGTAGGCATATGTGGTAGTGAAAGGGCTTTTCAGTTATACTCAAAG GGTATCTTCACCGGACCATGTTCAACTTCTTTGGATCATGCCGTGTTGATTGTAGGATATGGTTCTGAAAATGGAGTAGATTATTGGATTTTGAAGAACTCATGGGGAACTCGTTGGGGAATGAACGGTTACATTTACATGCAACGAAACACTGAGAATTCTGCAGGGCTATGTGGAATCAACATGTTAGCTTCATATCCAACCAAGACGAGCCCTAATCCTCCCTCCCCATCGCCCCCAAATCCCACAAAGTGTAATCTATTTACTTACTGTTCAGCAGGGGAAACATGTTGTTGTGCTAAGAGCCTTCTTGGAGTAATATGTTTAAAGTGGAAATGCTGTGGATTAACTTCTGCTGTGTGTTGTAAGGACAAGCGCAGCTGTTGCCCTCAAGATTATCCTGTTTGTGATACAAGAAGGGGTCAATGTCTTAAG AAAGTTGCAAATGGGACGATCACAATGGCATCTGATAGCAAAGACCCTTTCCATCAGCCCAGAGGTTGGAAATCTCAATGA